Proteins encoded by one window of Glycine soja cultivar W05 chromosome 15, ASM419377v2, whole genome shotgun sequence:
- the LOC114386372 gene encoding glycosyltransferase BC10-like — protein MASMARGAKRRHAVISKKMLILFSASLSCVVVLVIFSLFRFHSPKPPISISISRVVFDGPPKIAFLFLVRRNLPLDFLWDAFFQNGDVSRFSIYVHSAPGFVLDESTTRSQLFYGRQISNSIQVLWGESSMIQAERLLLAAALEDHANQRFVLLSDSCVPLYNFSYVYNYLMVSPRSFVDSFLDAKEGRYNPKMSTKIPREKWRKGSQWITVVRKHAEVIVDDDVIFSVFKKYCKRRPPIDTSKGKLNLKLQKQHNCIPDEHYVQTLLAMHDLEGELERRTLTYTLWNQSTTKMENKGWHPITFGYSNASPQRIKEIKGINHVYYETEYRIEWCHTNSTSVPCFLFARKFSQGAAMRLLSQEVVNHFEVSALLATPT, from the exons atggcttctatggcgAGAGGCGCCAAGAGACGCCACGCtgtaataagtaaaaaaatgctCATCCTCTTCTCCGCTTCCCTCTCATGCGTCGTcgttttggttattttttctctcttcagaTTCCACTCTCCCAAACCcccaatttcaatttcaatttctcgcgTCGTCTTCGATGGCCCTCCCAAGATCGCTTTCTTGTTCCTCGTTCGCCGCAACCTCCCTCTCGATTTCCTCTGGGACGCTTTCTTCCAG AACGGTGACGTTTCGAGATTCTCTATTTACGTTCATTCGGCGCCGGGGTTTGTGTTGGATGAGTCAACCACCAGGTCACAACTCTTCTACGGTCGACAAATCAGTAACAGCATTCAG GTTTTATGGGGAGAATCAAGTATGATTCAGGCTGAAAGATTGTTACTAGCAGCAGCTTTAGAGGACCATGCAAATCAAAGATTTGTTCTTCTCTCGGATAG CTGTGTTCCTCTGTACAACTTTTCCTACGTGTACAATTATCTCATGGTTTCTCCAAGGAGTTTCGTGGACAG TTTTCTTGATGCAAAGGAGGGCCGCTACAACCCAAAAATGTCAACTAAAATACCAAGGGAAAAATGGCGTAAAGGGTCACag TGGATCACTGTTGTTCGTAAGCATGCAGAAGTGATTGTAGATGATGATGTTATCTTTTCTGTCTTTAAGAAATATTGTAAG AGACGTCCACCAATTGATACAAGCAAGGGAAAGCTGAATCTG AAACTTCAGAAGCAGCACAATTGTATTCCAGATGAACACTATGTGCAGACATTGCTTGCA ATGCATGACCTTGAAGGTGAACTTGAACGTAGAACACTGACCTATACCCTATGGAACCAGTCTACAACAAAAATGGAGAATAAAGGCTGGCATCCTATTACTTTCGGCTATTCAAATGCTAGCCCTCAAAGGATAAAGGAAATAAAG gGCATCAACCATGTTTATTATGAGACTGAGTACCGGATAGAATGGTGTCATACCAATTCCACATCCGTTCCGTGCTTTTTGTTTGCTAGGAAATTCTCTCAGGGAGCTGCTATGCGCTTGCTGAGCCAGGAAGTTGTTAACCACTTTGAAGTTTCTGCACTGTTAGCCACTCCCACATGA
- the LOC114387778 gene encoding probable F-box protein At4g22030, giving the protein MASLQISSICLSSFSLKRKHFPINASKSRRMPLLVPKISTKNSFHETNNSIDTNPLEVNVTPKILHDEDIHNLNILHTKTKIYTILELVTDRVEMHHNVGEQRDNWNTLLLNSINMITLTAATMSGLAATCPGSGAPLLALKLSSTLLFCAATGLLVVMNKIQPSQLAEEQRNATRLFKCLKTKIETTIALRNPTEEDVNDVIEKVLAVDRAYPLPLLGGAMLEKFPEKFEPVVWWPNKTSQPHEGKPKSEKIEEELVNGWSEELEMELREVVEVTKREDFEDYERLGNMVLRINKSLAILGSLLMGIATIGSVFVDNIRSCSWAYLVTLLAGSLAAVVNSFEHGGQVGMVFEMYRYCGGFLRLLEETVEATLEEKDVEKRENGEVFENKVAMQLGRSGLQLRKLASKSASCRREGIDMDEFASKLF; this is encoded by the coding sequence ATGGCCTCCTTACAAATCTCATCTATATGTCTATCTTCTTTTTCCTTaaagagaaaacattttccTATCAATGCCTCAAAATCCAGACGAATGCCTTTATTAGTTCCaaaaatatcaaccaaaaaTTCGTTTCATGAAACCAACAATTCCATAGACACAAACCCGCTTGAAGTGAATGTCACACCAAAAATATTGCATGATGAAGATATACATAATCTCAATATTCTCCACACCAAGACAAAAATCTATACAATTTTAGAGTTGGTAACGGACAGGGTCGAAATGCACCACAACGTTGGGGAACAACGTGACAATTGGAACACCCTTCTGTTGAACTCCATCAACATGATCACTCTCACTGCCGCAACAATGTCTGGTCTTGCTGCCACGTGTCCAGGTTCAGGTGCACCACTGTTGGCTCTTAAACTATCATCCACGCTCTTGTTTTGTGCTGCCACAGGGTTACTAGTAGTGATGAACAAGATCCAACCATCACAACTAGCTGAGGAACAACGAAACGCAACGAGATTGTTTAAGTGCCTGAAGACCAAAATAGAAACTACCATTGCTCTTCGGAATCCTACAGAGGAAGATGTGAATGATGTGATAGAGAAGGTTTTGGCTGTTGATAGAGCTTACCCACTTCCCCTCTTGGGAGGAGCCATGCTTGAGAAATTCCCTGAAAAATTTGAGCCTGTTGTTTGGTGGCCTAATAAGACTTCACAACCCCATGAAGGAAAACCAAAGAGTGAGAAAATCGAAGAAGAGTTAGTGAATGGATGGAGTGAAGAGCTAGAAATGGAACTGAGGGAGGTTGTTGAAGTGACAAAAAGAGAAGATTTTGAGGACTATGAGAGGTTAGGAAACATGGTGTTGAGGATCAACAAGAGTTTGGCCATTCTAGGATCTTTGCTTATGGGCATTGCAACAATTGGTTCTGTGTTTGTGGACAATATTAGGTCGTGCTCATGGGCATATTTGGTGACCCTTTTGGCTGGGTCACTGGCTGCTGTGGTGAATTCCTTTGAGCATGGTGGGCAAGTGGGTATGGTGTTTGAAATGTATAGATACTGTGGAGGATTCTTGCGTCTATTGGAAGAGACGGTTGAGGCAACACTCGAAGAGAAGGATgtggagaaaagagaaaatggaGAGGTGTTTGAGAACAAGGTGGCAATGCAATTGGGAAGAAGTGGTTTGCAGCTGAGAAAGCTTGCCTCTAAGTCTGCTTCCTGCCGTAGGGAAGGCATTGACATGGATGAATTTGCAAGCAAGCTCTTCTAG